In the genome of Candidatus Ruthia magnifica str. Cm (Calyptogena magnifica), one region contains:
- the gpmI gene encoding 2,3-bisphosphoglycerate-independent phosphoglycerate mutase has protein sequence MKSKKQTKLLLILDGWGYSETIQNNAIALANTPVWDKLNQTFLHSLIHTSGKDVGLPGKQMGNSEVGHLNLGAGRIVKQDFTRIYNELQNGDFFRNPILKNSLEYANDNNKAVHIMGLLSDGGVHSHEEQIHAMLEMTHKQGCKNVYLHLFTDGRDCAQKSAEKYIQKFEEKMAILGTGEIVSIIGRYFSMDRDNRWSRIRCAYELIAKGKAKFLAQSALHAVELAYARGETDEFIQSTSIKIPISIKKGDVLIFMNYRADRARQITRAFTDENLQGFSRGTFVPTQFICLTEYKKDFNLPVAYPSSKLNNVLGKYLSNLGMTQLRIAETEKYAHVTFFLNGGVEQAFNGEDRILIPSPDVATYDLQPEMSAFELTDALIESIESQKYDLIICNFANTDMVGHSGKLNATIKAVETIDSCLGIIHKAMFAISGEILITADHGNAEQMINPKTHEVHTAHTNNPVPLIFVSERKADISEPEKGALSDIAPTLLAMMDIEKPNEMTGNSLLTFK, from the coding sequence ATGAAATCTAAAAAACAAACAAAATTATTATTAATTCTAGATGGCTGGGGGTATTCTGAAACAATCCAAAACAATGCTATTGCACTAGCAAATACACCAGTTTGGGATAAATTAAACCAAACCTTCCTACACTCTTTAATTCACACCAGTGGAAAAGACGTTGGCCTGCCTGGTAAGCAAATGGGAAATTCAGAAGTAGGGCATCTTAATCTGGGCGCAGGACGCATTGTGAAACAAGACTTTACTCGCATTTATAACGAGCTTCAAAATGGTGATTTCTTTAGAAACCCAATCTTAAAAAATTCATTAGAATACGCAAATGATAACAACAAAGCGGTTCATATTATGGGGCTTTTATCTGATGGTGGAGTACACTCGCACGAAGAACAAATCCACGCTATGTTAGAAATGACACACAAACAAGGTTGTAAAAATGTCTATTTACACTTATTTACAGACGGTAGAGATTGTGCGCAAAAAAGTGCCGAAAAATACATTCAAAAATTTGAAGAAAAAATGGCTATTCTTGGTACGGGGGAAATTGTTAGCATTATTGGCCGATACTTTTCAATGGATCGGGATAATCGCTGGTCGCGTATTCGTTGTGCTTATGAACTTATCGCCAAAGGCAAGGCAAAATTTTTAGCTCAATCTGCCCTACATGCTGTTGAATTAGCATACGCACGCGGTGAAACAGATGAATTCATTCAATCAACCTCAATTAAAATTCCGATCTCAATTAAAAAAGGAGATGTGTTAATTTTCATGAATTATCGTGCAGATCGTGCTAGGCAAATTACACGCGCCTTTACTGATGAAAATCTTCAAGGGTTTTCACGTGGAACATTCGTCCCAACCCAATTTATTTGTCTAACTGAATACAAAAAAGACTTTAACCTTCCAGTGGCTTATCCATCTTCTAAACTAAACAATGTTCTAGGAAAATATTTATCAAATTTAGGTATGACCCAACTTAGAATTGCTGAAACTGAAAAATATGCACACGTCACTTTTTTCCTCAATGGTGGTGTTGAGCAAGCTTTTAATGGCGAAGACCGCATACTAATTCCTTCACCCGATGTTGCCACTTATGACCTACAACCTGAAATGAGCGCATTTGAACTAACCGACGCATTGATTGAAAGTATTGAAAGCCAGAAATATGATTTAATTATTTGCAATTTTGCCAACACTGACATGGTGGGGCATTCTGGCAAACTAAACGCTACCATTAAGGCTGTTGAAACCATTGATAGTTGCTTAGGTATTATTCATAAAGCTATGTTTGCTATTAGTGGCGAGATACTAATAACCGCTGATCATGGCAATGCAGAACAAATGATTAACCCGAAAACTCATGAAGTGCATACAGCACACACCAACAACCCAGTCCCTTTAATCTTTGTTAGTGAGCGTAAAGCAGACATTTCCGAACCAGAAAAAGGTGCATTATCAGACATTGCACCAACATTATTAGCAATGATGGATATTGAAAAGCCAAATGAAATGACTGGTAATAGCTTATTAACTTTTAAGTAA
- the rpe gene encoding ribulose-phosphate 3-epimerase → MKQTNFIAPSILAADFTRLGEEVDNVLRDGADIIHFDVMDNHYVPNLTIGPLVCEALRNHGVSAPIDVHLMVKPVNRIIPDFIKAGASYITFHPEASEHIDRTLSMIQEESCKAGLVFNPATPLHILENVMDKLDMILLMSVNPGFGGQSFIPHTLEKCRKVRKLIDASGKNIRLEIDGGVKIDNIREVAKAGADTFVAGSAIFSTDDYKKTIDAMRVELTKT, encoded by the coding sequence ATGAAACAAACTAATTTTATTGCCCCTTCGATTCTTGCAGCAGACTTTACCAGACTAGGCGAAGAAGTTGATAACGTACTTAGAGATGGCGCAGATATCATCCACTTTGACGTCATGGACAATCACTATGTACCAAATTTAACCATCGGTCCTCTGGTATGTGAAGCACTTAGAAATCATGGCGTTAGTGCGCCAATTGATGTTCACTTAATGGTGAAACCAGTTAATAGAATTATTCCTGATTTTATTAAGGCTGGTGCATCATATATTACTTTTCACCCTGAAGCGTCAGAACATATTGATAGAACATTAAGTATGATTCAAGAAGAGAGTTGTAAAGCTGGCCTAGTATTTAACCCTGCAACACCACTACACATATTAGAAAATGTCATGGATAAACTAGACATGATTTTATTAATGTCAGTTAACCCTGGTTTTGGCGGACAATCTTTCATCCCCCATACATTGGAAAAATGTCGTAAAGTCAGAAAACTGATTGATGCAAGTGGCAAGAATATTCGTTTAGAAATTGATGGTGGTGTAAAGATTGACAACATTCGTGAAGTAGCTAAAGCTGGTGCAGATACCTTTGTTGCTGGCTCTGCAATCTTCAGCACTGATGATTACAAGAAAACCATTGATGCAATGCGTGTAGAGCTTACTAAAACTTAA